Proteins from a genomic interval of Niabella soli DSM 19437:
- a CDS encoding glycosyl hydrolase: MKRRNFVKISGTGIMGLPLLSSLPKQALDFIDADTLFRAFQHPDTQAKPFVRWWWNGLRITKKEIARELGLLKQIGVGGVEINSIRFPETADPLNYEPVQWLSREWLDIVSFTADQAKKLGLICDIIVGSGWPFGGKFVKREDQTMIMALGTRELKGPLTVTLSKQELEKSVDPPIGFKYDDPQKKLMSLRLVPSQLRELKEVVDMDGAAQKEQITIKVPEGNHVLYYLVQITGFMAVIHGAPGADGPVLNHFNKSAVSSYLNRMSDAFDVSMGKIGTRFRSVFVDSLELEGANWVDDFYSEFEKRRQYSLKPYLPFILFKTGKMGKILDERYGSEIDAKFKEDLDRVRYDFELTKMELFHERFLETYLEWCKRNKVRSRMQAYGQEMHPLDSALQLDIPECETWISPSIGQDTKAFNFTYATAPCMVNRFVSSAARLMGKKLVSCEEITNTSFVFNASLEHIKITGDQSNLSGVTHSILHGFNYSPPEAPFPGWIRYGTFFNERNPWWPYLNKWIHYKSRLSAVFQRATLMSDVTVYHPLADLWSRRGLQRDPWPDLAYPDYIYNIWEAVHQCGNGCDYISDRIIQQADLSDGMIRYNNRSYSLLLVVETESMPEATANALKQYARSGGRLVFIGKEPDKAPGFYQYEQRNAAVRSAVGEIKKGAKVRVVQPPEKQVGLIEWFRSIQKLYNLPVYVQFSNPSSLVSQVYYRYNDLDLFFITNSSLTSTKVFYSEFSVAPGKTAWLWDPETGQRFIYKTEGPYNRLKIRLAPAQSVLIVFDKHRTGDTFAVKEQAGKLRQVVEGPWKLSLNFIDGSKKTIPDFQLKDFKDDGSLKDFGGVALYETAFTLDGIAGYEYLNLGSVMGISEVSLNGRTLGVRWYGDHTYEVKGALKQGLNQLSIKLTTTLGNYMHSIPNNKDAKKWVLDRKQPLQSIGVMGPVCMGG; this comes from the coding sequence ATGAAAAGGAGAAATTTCGTTAAAATATCAGGCACTGGCATCATGGGTTTACCCTTGCTGAGCTCCCTGCCAAAACAAGCATTGGATTTCATTGATGCGGATACATTGTTTCGTGCCTTTCAGCATCCGGATACACAGGCAAAACCTTTTGTGCGTTGGTGGTGGAACGGATTGAGAATAACAAAAAAAGAAATAGCCCGTGAGCTCGGCCTGCTGAAGCAGATCGGGGTTGGGGGAGTGGAGATCAATTCTATACGCTTCCCTGAAACTGCGGATCCGCTAAACTACGAGCCGGTACAATGGCTGAGCAGGGAGTGGCTGGATATTGTTTCGTTTACGGCAGATCAGGCAAAGAAGCTGGGGCTTATCTGCGATATAATCGTTGGATCAGGATGGCCGTTTGGAGGAAAATTTGTAAAAAGGGAAGACCAGACGATGATCATGGCATTGGGAACAAGAGAACTGAAAGGCCCGCTTACCGTAACCTTGTCGAAGCAGGAGCTGGAGAAAAGCGTTGATCCGCCGATCGGATTTAAGTATGACGATCCGCAAAAAAAACTGATGTCCCTGCGGCTGGTTCCTTCGCAACTCAGGGAGCTAAAAGAAGTCGTTGATATGGATGGCGCCGCTCAAAAGGAGCAGATCACCATTAAAGTGCCTGAAGGAAATCATGTGCTATATTATTTGGTACAGATCACCGGATTTATGGCGGTAATACATGGAGCGCCGGGGGCGGATGGACCGGTGCTGAACCACTTTAACAAAAGCGCGGTAAGCAGCTATCTGAACCGGATGTCGGATGCTTTTGATGTATCTATGGGGAAAATTGGTACCCGTTTCCGGTCGGTTTTTGTGGATAGTCTTGAACTGGAAGGTGCCAATTGGGTGGATGATTTTTATTCAGAATTTGAAAAAAGGCGGCAGTATTCTCTAAAACCGTATCTCCCTTTTATTCTTTTTAAAACAGGGAAGATGGGCAAAATACTGGACGAAAGATATGGATCGGAAATCGATGCAAAATTTAAGGAAGACCTGGACCGTGTGCGGTATGATTTTGAGCTTACGAAAATGGAATTGTTTCACGAGCGTTTCCTGGAAACCTATCTGGAATGGTGCAAACGTAATAAAGTGCGATCCAGGATGCAGGCATACGGACAGGAAATGCATCCGCTGGACTCCGCCCTGCAATTGGATATACCAGAGTGTGAAACCTGGATCAGCCCCTCCATTGGACAGGATACTAAAGCATTCAATTTTACCTATGCCACTGCACCCTGTATGGTGAACCGTTTTGTTTCTTCTGCAGCCCGGCTGATGGGTAAAAAGCTGGTAAGTTGTGAAGAAATAACCAATACCTCTTTTGTTTTTAATGCCTCGCTCGAGCATATTAAAATAACCGGCGATCAAAGTAATCTGTCCGGCGTAACACATAGCATCCTTCATGGATTTAATTACAGTCCGCCTGAAGCCCCTTTTCCCGGTTGGATCCGGTACGGCACTTTTTTTAACGAAAGAAATCCCTGGTGGCCGTATTTAAATAAGTGGATTCATTACAAATCGAGGCTTTCCGCCGTTTTTCAGCGCGCAACGCTTATGTCGGACGTAACGGTGTATCACCCGCTGGCTGATCTATGGAGCCGGCGGGGGCTGCAGCGCGATCCCTGGCCCGACCTGGCTTATCCGGATTATATATATAATATTTGGGAGGCAGTTCACCAATGCGGCAACGGCTGCGATTATATAAGTGACCGGATTATTCAGCAGGCTGACTTGTCTGATGGAATGATCCGGTACAATAACAGAAGTTATTCTTTATTGTTGGTGGTTGAAACGGAAAGCATGCCGGAAGCCACAGCCAATGCGTTGAAGCAATACGCCCGCTCCGGAGGTCGCCTGGTTTTTATCGGAAAGGAGCCGGACAAAGCCCCCGGTTTTTATCAGTATGAGCAACGCAATGCAGCGGTAAGAAGCGCTGTCGGGGAGATAAAGAAGGGCGCAAAGGTAAGAGTGGTGCAACCGCCGGAAAAACAAGTTGGTTTGATCGAATGGTTTCGCAGCATACAAAAATTATACAACTTGCCGGTGTATGTACAATTTAGCAACCCCTCTTCTTTAGTCAGCCAGGTTTATTATCGGTATAATGACCTGGATCTGTTTTTCATCACCAACAGCAGTCTTACTTCCACAAAAGTTTTTTATTCAGAATTTAGTGTAGCCCCCGGTAAAACCGCCTGGCTCTGGGATCCCGAAACAGGGCAGCGGTTTATTTATAAGACGGAAGGCCCGTACAACCGGTTAAAAATAAGATTAGCCCCGGCCCAGTCTGTGCTGATCGTTTTTGACAAGCACAGGACGGGCGACACCTTTGCCGTGAAGGAACAAGCTGGAAAACTACGACAGGTGGTGGAAGGGCCCTGGAAACTTAGCCTGAACTTTATAGATGGCAGTAAAAAAACAATTCCGGATTTTCAGTTAAAAGATTTTAAAGACGATGGCAGTCTGAAAGATTTTGGAGGTGTCGCTTTGTATGAAACTGCTTTCACTTTAGATGGTATTGCCGGATATGAATACCTTAACCTGGGAAGCGTAATGGGCATTAGTGAAGTGTCACTGAATGGTCGTACGCTGGGTGTTCGCTGGTATGGAGACCATACCTATGAAGTAAAAGGCGCATTAAAGCAGGGACTGAATCAATTGTCAATAAAGCTCACTACCACATTGGGCAACTATATGCATTCGATCCCCAATAATAAAGATGCCAAAAAATGGGTACTCGACAGGAAACAACCGTTGCAGTCAATAGGCGTCATGGGCCCCGTTTGTATGGGTGGTTGA
- a CDS encoding glycosyl hydrolase: MKHLQRRDFIRISGLVGLQLAAFNGYGAFGSKAETALVNNFIKPPETSRSGCYWWWFNGLLNKEGITRDLEAFKDKGIGTVLIINTKGGLGGAQFPEGAKLFSPEWRELFRYALKEAARLNIEVGMNLSSGWCMGGPWIPPQHAGRWMLQSKIAINGPKKFSEALPLPGGREGYDNVFNPPGYKEYLNLPIEKLDYRDTIVVAVPDKYGYQSRLRDERGGESLSAKTNRKDISNQAKAREVIAPVIVEWKEHPDDIAIKQQDVIDLTDKVTAEGILNWDVPPGHWAVIRTGHRMTGSRLLIAQPEADGLSVDWFAPEGVDLQFENFAKIILEDAKTVPGNTLKYFHDDSFEDGFPNWTEKILERFEHYRGYDPRPYIPVFAGFIIGSASLSDRFLNDYRKTIADCMADLHYGRFATLTHQHNLKMQNEAAGPSRSGSISMNGLQNLGYSDYPMGEFWLGTDPEDQSTLADNVPYGISRLDNGQNKVTKMTASAAHIYGRNTASAEAFTSFRHWKDCPRTIKQALDRALCEGINRIFIHTCTATRPQDGKPGYEYGAGTHFNPNVTWWELSGAFLTYVARCQYLLRLGKFVADVLYYNGDVTPNLVDQKTIYPDLGPGYDYDVCNEEVLLTRLSVKNGWIVLPDGMRYRALVLPDYDRMPVPVLKKIQELVKNGATVVGKPPVADSGLKNYPDCDKEISVIAGAVWGDIAGKTGKRTYGKGRIINGIPVREVLLGDAVLPDFEYKSRTGAKVWIDFIHRTTSGSEIYFITNRLKEKAVTQCTFRVKNRQPQLWDAVTGAMLTPRFKTVDSRIVIDIDLDVFQSVFVVFPVKKERLKSADYWFQKTENITPKGEIAGPWKVRFDTQWGGPEQVTFNKLEDWSTSTDERIRYFSGKAVYEKTFDMPGKILPEGPSFIDLGTVRDICRVWLNGQDLGIVWTSPWRVDISKFAKKENNLLKIEVINMWPNRLIGDAALPEEKRLTHTNIVFKASDKLLPSGLLGPVVICR, encoded by the coding sequence ATGAAGCATTTACAACGCAGGGACTTTATCAGGATCAGCGGCCTGGTAGGTTTACAGCTTGCGGCGTTCAACGGTTATGGCGCTTTCGGGAGTAAGGCTGAAACCGCACTGGTCAATAATTTTATTAAACCACCGGAAACATCCCGGTCGGGCTGTTATTGGTGGTGGTTTAACGGTTTACTAAACAAAGAAGGTATTACCCGCGATCTGGAAGCATTTAAGGATAAGGGAATTGGAACGGTTTTGATTATTAATACCAAGGGCGGGTTAGGCGGCGCGCAGTTTCCCGAGGGCGCCAAACTGTTTTCTCCGGAATGGCGGGAGCTTTTCAGGTATGCACTTAAGGAAGCCGCGCGCTTAAATATCGAAGTGGGAATGAATTTAAGTTCCGGCTGGTGTATGGGCGGCCCCTGGATACCTCCGCAGCATGCCGGGCGCTGGATGTTACAATCGAAAATAGCAATAAACGGTCCCAAAAAGTTTTCGGAGGCGCTGCCCCTGCCTGGTGGGCGGGAAGGATATGATAATGTGTTTAATCCGCCCGGGTATAAGGAATACTTAAACCTGCCCATTGAAAAATTGGATTACAGAGACACGATTGTTGTAGCGGTTCCGGATAAGTATGGTTACCAGTCGCGCCTCCGCGATGAAAGAGGCGGTGAATCGCTCTCCGCAAAAACCAACCGGAAAGATATAAGCAACCAGGCCAAGGCAAGAGAAGTAATAGCCCCGGTAATAGTGGAATGGAAAGAGCACCCCGATGACATCGCGATTAAACAACAGGATGTAATCGATCTTACAGATAAAGTAACGGCGGAAGGCATTTTGAATTGGGACGTGCCGCCGGGGCATTGGGCGGTTATCCGCACCGGGCATCGGATGACGGGCTCCAGGTTATTAATTGCCCAGCCCGAAGCGGATGGCCTTTCAGTAGACTGGTTTGCACCAGAAGGAGTGGACCTGCAGTTTGAAAACTTTGCTAAAATTATTTTAGAGGATGCAAAGACGGTGCCGGGGAATACGTTGAAATATTTTCATGATGACAGCTTTGAAGATGGCTTCCCCAACTGGACGGAAAAAATACTGGAACGTTTTGAACACTACCGGGGATACGATCCGCGGCCCTATATACCCGTTTTCGCCGGGTTTATCATTGGCAGCGCCTCCCTGTCAGACCGGTTTTTAAATGACTATAGAAAAACCATTGCAGATTGCATGGCTGATTTGCACTATGGGCGGTTTGCCACGCTTACCCATCAGCATAATTTAAAAATGCAGAATGAGGCGGCCGGTCCCAGCCGGTCGGGCAGCATTAGCATGAATGGCTTACAAAACCTCGGCTATTCAGATTATCCGATGGGTGAGTTCTGGCTCGGCACCGATCCTGAAGATCAAAGTACGCTGGCAGATAATGTGCCGTATGGTATATCCCGGTTAGACAATGGGCAGAATAAGGTTACAAAAATGACCGCTTCGGCAGCGCACATCTATGGCAGAAACACCGCATCGGCAGAAGCCTTTACCAGTTTCAGGCATTGGAAAGACTGTCCCCGCACTATTAAGCAGGCATTGGACCGGGCGCTTTGCGAAGGCATCAACCGCATCTTTATTCATACCTGTACCGCAACAAGACCTCAGGATGGTAAACCAGGATATGAGTATGGTGCCGGTACCCATTTTAACCCCAATGTAACCTGGTGGGAGTTGTCTGGTGCTTTTCTGACCTATGTGGCCAGGTGCCAATATCTGTTGCGCCTGGGAAAATTTGTGGCCGATGTTTTATACTACAACGGAGATGTTACGCCAAACCTGGTAGATCAAAAAACGATTTATCCGGATCTGGGCCCCGGGTATGATTACGACGTATGTAATGAAGAAGTGTTACTAACAAGATTGTCTGTAAAAAATGGTTGGATTGTTCTTCCGGATGGCATGCGGTACAGGGCGCTGGTTTTGCCGGACTATGATCGGATGCCCGTGCCGGTTCTGAAGAAAATTCAGGAACTGGTGAAAAACGGCGCCACTGTAGTGGGCAAGCCACCGGTTGCAGATTCAGGTTTGAAAAATTATCCTGACTGCGATAAAGAAATATCGGTTATTGCCGGAGCAGTATGGGGCGATATAGCCGGGAAAACCGGGAAAAGAACTTATGGAAAGGGCCGGATCATAAATGGTATACCGGTAAGAGAAGTCTTACTGGGGGATGCTGTTTTACCGGATTTTGAGTATAAAAGCAGAACGGGCGCTAAGGTTTGGATCGATTTTATACATAGAACTACATCCGGTAGTGAAATTTATTTTATTACCAACCGGCTGAAAGAAAAAGCCGTTACACAATGCACCTTCAGAGTAAAAAACCGTCAGCCGCAATTGTGGGACGCCGTAACGGGGGCGATGCTGACACCCCGATTTAAAACCGTGGACAGCCGCATAGTAATTGATATTGACTTGGATGTTTTTCAATCGGTATTCGTTGTTTTCCCTGTTAAAAAAGAACGCCTTAAAAGCGCCGATTATTGGTTTCAAAAAACGGAAAATATAACTCCGAAAGGGGAGATCGCCGGCCCATGGAAAGTACGTTTTGATACGCAGTGGGGTGGACCGGAGCAGGTTACCTTTAATAAACTGGAAGATTGGAGCACGAGCACCGATGAACGGATCCGGTATTTTTCAGGCAAAGCCGTTTATGAAAAAACATTTGATATGCCGGGTAAGATACTACCTGAGGGCCCTTCGTTTATTGACCTGGGAACGGTAAGAGATATTTGCCGCGTATGGTTGAACGGTCAGGATCTGGGTATCGTGTGGACGAGCCCCTGGCGGGTTGATATTTCAAAGTTTGCTAAAAAGGAAAATAATCTATTAAAAATTGAGGTGATCAATATGTGGCCCAACCGGCTGATAGGAGATGCAGCGCTTCCCGAAGAAAAACGGCTGACGCATACAAATATTGTATTTAAGGCTTCAGATAAATTGCTTCCGTCTGGTTTATTAGGACCGGTCGTTATATGTAGATAA
- a CDS encoding FG-GAP-like repeat-containing protein, with amino-acid sequence MKKNSSLLRIFKGTALFAGLIVIGFSACRKPDIQLRNDSGIALADSNAPKLMAIAASHTFKVMSFNIRHNDANDPQSLTQRRDNIRQIIIDNSPDVFGLQEASDAAFRDWFISQMQPLGYAYTSMGAVASPKIIFYKSARFTAQSQGLFQLGAGMTGYSGTWVVLTDANTADKYLFCNSHWYPGSSATAQQSRLINAQAVVDKINEVNSATQYPVIVFGDFNAEPGTAEINLLKQNLDLIDALGDTTGDPTFHGWDATGDAKIDWMMSNRKMGFTSWKVVTTSYGGYWPSDHWPVMATYVPAIFGEPNVDIHGTSESEATHFYFADVNGDNKADKVYWNTGVDGGTPKVWLSNGDGTYTYAAAHTAGQSASGDTHYYYADVNGDGKADEIVWNAAEYSGHTRVFLATSGGSFSSTAIENNENGSATTSTIYGFADVNGDGKADKIRWTSGFDGGNTRVNLATSGGNFSAATISDPTGAIQLLGTDMYFTDMNADGKADKIVWNKTVNSGIPMVYLSDGDGTFTYSSSFSTTGAGGTAATTRFYFADLDGDNRAEKIYWNPENFLGKIKVYYAQSNNTFSGPVYSLRGTSESVNTIFYFEDVNGDGKKDQIRWNRTLSEGRLSNYFSK; translated from the coding sequence ATGAAAAAGAACTCTTCCCTTTTACGTATATTTAAGGGTACAGCCCTCTTTGCAGGACTGATAGTAATTGGCTTCAGCGCCTGTAGAAAACCAGATATTCAATTAAGGAACGATAGCGGAATAGCATTAGCCGATAGTAATGCACCTAAGCTGATGGCGATTGCTGCTTCTCATACTTTTAAAGTAATGTCATTTAACATCCGGCATAATGATGCGAATGATCCGCAGTCGCTTACACAGCGGCGTGACAATATCCGCCAGATCATAATTGACAACAGCCCGGATGTGTTTGGGCTACAGGAGGCATCTGACGCGGCTTTCAGAGATTGGTTTATATCCCAGATGCAACCGCTTGGCTACGCCTACACTTCTATGGGTGCAGTAGCTTCTCCAAAGATCATCTTTTATAAAAGCGCTAGGTTTACAGCGCAAAGCCAGGGGTTGTTTCAGTTGGGCGCAGGGATGACCGGTTATAGCGGTACCTGGGTAGTGCTTACGGATGCAAATACTGCTGATAAATATCTGTTTTGTAACAGCCATTGGTACCCCGGAAGTTCGGCTACTGCCCAACAGAGCCGGTTGATCAATGCCCAGGCGGTGGTGGATAAGATAAATGAGGTGAATAGCGCCACCCAATATCCTGTGATTGTTTTTGGCGATTTTAATGCCGAACCGGGTACTGCAGAAATAAATCTTCTAAAACAAAATCTGGACCTTATTGATGCCCTGGGTGATACAACCGGTGACCCCACCTTCCACGGATGGGACGCCACCGGTGATGCAAAGATCGATTGGATGATGAGCAACCGGAAAATGGGTTTTACCTCATGGAAAGTAGTTACTACAAGCTACGGCGGCTATTGGCCTTCGGATCACTGGCCGGTTATGGCCACCTATGTGCCCGCAATTTTTGGGGAGCCTAATGTAGACATTCATGGTACCAGTGAAAGCGAAGCCACGCATTTTTATTTTGCAGATGTGAATGGAGATAATAAAGCGGATAAGGTTTACTGGAATACAGGTGTGGATGGAGGAACCCCAAAAGTATGGCTGTCAAACGGAGACGGAACTTACACCTATGCGGCGGCACACACAGCAGGCCAGTCTGCATCGGGCGATACTCATTATTATTATGCCGACGTGAACGGGGATGGTAAAGCAGACGAAATTGTATGGAATGCCGCGGAATATAGTGGCCATACGAGAGTTTTTCTTGCTACCAGCGGCGGCAGTTTTAGCTCCACCGCTATAGAAAATAACGAAAATGGAAGTGCAACCACCAGTACGATTTATGGGTTTGCAGATGTAAATGGTGATGGCAAAGCCGATAAGATCAGGTGGACATCAGGCTTTGACGGGGGAAATACAAGAGTGAACCTGGCTACCAGCGGCGGCAATTTTAGTGCTGCAACAATTTCTGATCCCACGGGGGCTATTCAATTGTTGGGTACGGATATGTATTTTACTGACATGAATGCCGATGGAAAAGCCGATAAGATCGTTTGGAATAAAACCGTTAATTCAGGAATTCCGATGGTGTATTTGTCTGATGGCGACGGCACCTTTACTTACTCCTCTTCATTCAGCACAACCGGTGCAGGGGGAACAGCCGCTACTACCCGGTTTTATTTTGCCGACCTTGATGGTGATAACCGCGCGGAAAAAATTTACTGGAACCCCGAAAACTTTTTGGGCAAGATCAAAGTGTATTATGCGCAGTCAAATAATACTTTTTCTGGTCCTGTTTATTCATTGCGCGGAACATCGGAAAGTGTAAATACGATTTTTTATTTTGAAGATGTGAACGGTGACGGAAAGAAAGACCAGATAAGATGGAACCGCACCTTATCTGAAGGAAGGCTCTCGAATTATTTTTCAAAGTGA
- a CDS encoding RagB/SusD family nutrient uptake outer membrane protein produces MKKFFILYIAICLTQLSCKKDFIILTPPDSYTANNYYKTEPQFRSALVAAYAPLRDVLVNDYLTSEMHSDNTVYQPLPSNRGTAIVERENISDFLSTSVNAYVAATWQHSYTGISRSNIVIERLLDANIPDAAKKNIDGQAKFLRALNYFKLVRLFGGVPLFLKEVNKAEDAFKPRASVDEVYNQIIADAKDAIGELGVPAKFPQTGEATKGAASLLLAEVYMVQKKWTDAETLLRSVTQMGYDLLPDYASVFNPANKNSKESIFEIQFLGGTILGATPNPLCFHFLPRSTDTKLLTGVVINNTATGGWNTPTTDLIGSYESGDKRLDASIGIVEGVYNGSNYFVYSAAKSVLNYTPAAGKMGVPYIKKYLHTVEDATGSSDDFPIYRYSDVLLLLAEALNEQGKSSDALIPLNKVRTRAGLVATTSTDQSALRQIIYHERRVELAFENHRWTDLLRTGTALSVINAFGVAIKKELPFLSSDAYVLNDNSLLYPIPQTDIDLNPDIKQNP; encoded by the coding sequence ATGAAAAAGTTTTTTATATTATATATTGCGATTTGCCTCACGCAGCTATCATGCAAAAAAGATTTTATTATACTTACGCCCCCCGATTCTTATACGGCCAATAACTATTATAAAACTGAGCCGCAGTTCAGATCGGCCCTGGTAGCGGCCTATGCGCCCCTGAGAGATGTTTTGGTTAATGATTATCTCACTTCAGAAATGCACTCGGATAATACGGTTTACCAGCCCCTGCCCAGTAACAGGGGAACGGCAATAGTGGAGCGCGAAAACATATCCGATTTTCTCAGCACCTCTGTGAACGCTTATGTTGCCGCTACCTGGCAGCATTCGTACACCGGTATCTCCCGCAGCAATATCGTAATTGAACGGCTGCTGGATGCGAACATTCCGGATGCCGCAAAAAAGAATATCGACGGACAGGCGAAGTTTCTAAGGGCCCTAAATTATTTTAAACTGGTGCGGTTATTTGGCGGAGTTCCGCTGTTCTTAAAAGAAGTAAATAAGGCGGAGGACGCGTTTAAACCCAGGGCATCGGTTGATGAAGTGTATAATCAGATTATTGCTGATGCAAAAGACGCCATTGGAGAGCTGGGCGTACCGGCAAAATTTCCTCAAACCGGGGAAGCTACAAAAGGCGCGGCTTCGCTGCTTTTGGCTGAAGTGTATATGGTTCAGAAAAAATGGACGGATGCTGAAACCCTGCTCCGGTCGGTTACGCAAATGGGCTATGACCTGCTGCCCGATTACGCAAGTGTTTTTAACCCGGCCAATAAAAACAGCAAGGAGTCGATTTTTGAGATTCAGTTTCTTGGCGGCACTATATTGGGGGCCACCCCCAACCCCTTGTGCTTTCATTTTCTGCCTCGAAGCACTGATACCAAATTGCTTACCGGCGTGGTCATCAATAATACCGCTACCGGCGGCTGGAATACGCCTACTACAGACCTCATTGGCAGCTATGAATCCGGCGATAAAAGACTGGATGCCTCTATCGGAATAGTAGAGGGGGTGTATAATGGCAGCAATTATTTTGTATACTCTGCCGCAAAAAGCGTCCTGAACTATACGCCCGCTGCGGGCAAAATGGGTGTGCCTTACATTAAGAAGTATTTGCATACAGTGGAAGATGCAACGGGTTCCAGTGATGATTTTCCTATCTACCGCTATTCTGATGTATTGCTTTTGTTAGCAGAAGCATTGAATGAACAGGGTAAATCAAGCGATGCGCTTATTCCTTTAAACAAAGTGCGGACCCGGGCCGGATTGGTCGCCACTACCAGCACCGATCAAAGTGCGCTGCGGCAGATTATCTATCACGAACGCCGGGTGGAACTTGCTTTTGAAAACCACCGGTGGACCGACCTGCTCCGGACCGGCACCGCTTTAAGTGTGATAAATGCATTTGGAGTGGCGATTAAAAAAGAGCTCCCTTTCCTGTCTTCGGATGCTTACGTTTTAAACGATAATAGTTTATTATATCCTATTCCGCAGACCGATATTGATTTGAATCCGGATATTAAACAGAACCCGTAA
- a CDS encoding TetR/AcrR family transcriptional regulator, with product MTKNKEIKKLDTTTEEKIKAAARAVFHKKGYAATRTRDIAKEADINLALLNYYFRSKEKLFELIMFETLLGFMQHMSTVLNNEKTTLEQKVELIASSYIDLLIKDPNVPIFMLSEIRNNAEGLLEKLPIRQLIINSAFFRQHQKAVVNGRITEPNPLHFFMNLLGLVVFPFIGKPLLQGIGGLSEAQFDKLMQERKKGIPVWIKAMMKAK from the coding sequence ATGACGAAGAATAAAGAAATAAAAAAATTAGACACCACTACAGAGGAAAAAATAAAAGCGGCAGCCCGGGCAGTATTTCACAAAAAGGGTTATGCCGCTACCAGAACGAGGGATATCGCCAAAGAAGCGGACATTAACCTTGCCCTGCTCAATTATTATTTTCGTAGTAAAGAAAAACTGTTTGAGCTCATAATGTTTGAAACGCTTTTAGGCTTTATGCAGCATATGTCAACGGTGCTGAATAATGAAAAAACCACCCTCGAACAAAAAGTTGAGCTTATTGCTTCAAGTTACATCGATCTTCTTATCAAAGATCCGAATGTTCCGATCTTTATGCTGAGCGAAATCCGCAACAACGCAGAGGGGCTGTTGGAAAAATTGCCCATCAGGCAATTGATAATCAATTCCGCTTTTTTTCGGCAACATCAAAAAGCGGTGGTCAATGGAAGAATTACCGAACCGAATCCCCTGCATTTTTTTATGAATCTATTGGGCTTGGTTGTTTTTCCTTTTATTGGAAAACCGTTGTTGCAGGGAATTGGCGGCCTGAGTGAAGCACAGTTTGATAAACTGATGCAGGAGCGAAAAAAAGGCATCCCCGTCTGGATAAAAGCAATGATGAAAGCGAAATAA